In Mycolicibacterium mucogenicum DSM 44124, the following are encoded in one genomic region:
- a CDS encoding HNH endonuclease signature motif containing protein, with protein MSESNSDPHAAAAAVDAITLATRQENAAGARRLAAIGDLWELRAPDDDIEKRYWAIDGFSGLVVEVAAALGVSRKRAQAQVERAVMLRTRLPKVAAVYAKGLIDAVMVAMIVARTDLIIDDDVAQQVDADLAAKIVAWGRLSKPKMEQRIDAIIAASDQAGVHPPKPPSQARYLDIRACGPGAASVCGTLDAATAAVLDAALDDLAKSVCRNDPRSHDQRRAAAIDALARGGRLRCECGQEDCPATAAELPAATVGPRAVIHVIAAPEAVNGQAPGFLPGYGQIPAEQVERLADGAMIRQVVIAPDAAEPRYRPSAKLAEFVRCRDLTCRFPDCDRSAEACDIDHTTAYPAGPTHPSNLKCLCRFHHLLKTFHPWRDQQFPDGTVVWTAPTGHTYITKPEGAHWYPQLAQPTGTPEIGEEPPRSPARGHCMPKRKRTRAQERQQLVNQARTANEERIADEQSRRIEHEKIRAAEEGWNEPAPF; from the coding sequence ATGAGCGAATCAAATAGTGATCCCCACGCCGCGGCCGCGGCGGTCGACGCGATCACCCTGGCCACCCGCCAGGAGAACGCCGCAGGGGCCCGCCGCCTGGCCGCGATCGGCGACCTGTGGGAGCTGCGCGCTCCCGACGACGACATCGAAAAACGGTACTGGGCGATCGACGGCTTTTCTGGCCTGGTCGTGGAGGTCGCCGCCGCGCTGGGGGTGTCCCGCAAACGGGCACAGGCCCAGGTGGAGCGGGCAGTGATGCTGCGCACCCGCCTACCCAAAGTCGCAGCCGTCTACGCCAAAGGGCTGATCGATGCGGTGATGGTCGCGATGATCGTCGCGCGCACCGACCTGATCATCGACGACGACGTCGCCCAACAGGTCGACGCCGACCTCGCCGCCAAAATCGTGGCCTGGGGTCGATTGTCGAAACCGAAAATGGAACAACGCATCGACGCGATCATCGCCGCCTCCGACCAGGCCGGGGTGCACCCGCCCAAACCCCCGTCCCAAGCCCGGTACCTCGACATCCGCGCCTGCGGCCCCGGCGCCGCCAGTGTCTGCGGAACGCTGGATGCCGCGACCGCCGCCGTGCTCGACGCGGCCCTGGACGACCTCGCAAAAAGTGTGTGCCGCAATGATCCGCGCAGCCATGATCAGCGGCGGGCCGCGGCCATCGATGCCCTGGCCCGCGGTGGCCGGTTGCGCTGCGAGTGCGGACAGGAGGACTGCCCCGCCACCGCGGCCGAGCTACCGGCGGCGACCGTCGGCCCCCGCGCCGTCATCCACGTCATCGCCGCACCGGAGGCAGTGAACGGGCAGGCCCCCGGGTTCCTGCCCGGCTACGGGCAGATCCCCGCCGAACAGGTCGAACGACTCGCCGACGGCGCGATGATCCGGCAGGTCGTCATCGCACCGGATGCGGCCGAACCCCGGTACCGGCCCTCGGCCAAACTGGCCGAGTTCGTGCGCTGCCGGGACCTGACCTGCCGATTCCCCGACTGTGACCGGTCCGCCGAGGCCTGCGACATCGACCACACGACCGCCTATCCTGCGGGGCCGACGCACCCGTCGAACCTCAAATGCCTGTGCCGGTTCCACCACCTGCTCAAAACCTTCCACCCTTGGCGGGATCAGCAGTTCCCCGACGGGACCGTCGTGTGGACCGCCCCCACCGGGCACACCTACATCACCAAACCCGAAGGCGCTCACTGGTACCCACAACTCGCCCAACCCACCGGCACACCCGAGATCGGCGAGGAGCCGCCACGCAGCCCCGCGCGCGGTCACTGCATGCCCAAACGCAAACGCACCCGCGCCCAAGAACGCCAACAACTCGTCAACCAAGCCCGCACGGCCAACGAAGAACGCATCGCCGACGAACAATCGCGCCGCATCGAACACGAAAAGATCCGGGCAGCAGAAGAAGGCTGGAATGAACCCGCACCGTTCTGA
- a CDS encoding IS630 family transposase, translated as MGTRGRPVVELVLTDDERETLQRWARRSKSSQALAQRCRIVLGCAAGKSNKEVAADEGVWPQTVGKWRGRFLEARLEGLADEPRPGAPRKITDEAVEQLIVATLERQPKGATHWSRSSMAAETGLSKSTVGRIWKSFGLKPHQVDTFKISNDPQFVDKVRDVVGLYLDPPEKALVLCVDEKSQIQALDRSAPVLPMMPGMPERRTHDYVRHGITTLFAALDVATGEVYGSIHRRHRAIEFKKFLTKLDNTVPADLDVHLICDNYSTHKSPTVTKWRAAHPRFHMHFTPTYSSWLNQVERWFGLLTDQKLRRGVHRSIQALEKDIREWIADWNDNPRPFNWTKTADEIFERLGSYLQRIPGAGH; from the coding sequence GTGGGAACCAGGGGTAGGCCGGTAGTCGAGTTGGTGTTGACCGACGACGAACGTGAGACGTTGCAGCGGTGGGCCCGTCGATCGAAGTCCTCGCAGGCGTTGGCCCAACGTTGTCGGATCGTGTTGGGTTGCGCGGCAGGGAAATCCAACAAGGAAGTCGCCGCTGATGAAGGTGTGTGGCCGCAAACGGTCGGCAAATGGCGTGGACGGTTCCTGGAGGCGCGACTGGAGGGTCTGGCCGATGAGCCGCGTCCTGGTGCGCCGCGCAAGATCACCGACGAGGCGGTCGAGCAGCTGATCGTGGCCACGTTGGAGCGTCAACCCAAAGGCGCCACGCACTGGTCGCGGTCTTCGATGGCGGCTGAGACCGGGTTGTCGAAGTCAACGGTCGGACGGATCTGGAAGTCGTTCGGCCTCAAGCCGCATCAGGTGGACACCTTCAAGATCAGCAACGACCCGCAGTTCGTCGACAAGGTCCGTGACGTCGTGGGGTTGTATCTGGACCCGCCGGAGAAGGCACTGGTGCTCTGCGTCGATGAAAAATCGCAGATCCAGGCCTTGGATCGCAGCGCGCCGGTCCTGCCGATGATGCCCGGCATGCCCGAGCGCCGCACCCATGACTACGTGCGGCACGGAATCACCACCTTGTTCGCCGCCCTGGATGTGGCCACCGGCGAGGTCTACGGCTCGATTCACCGCCGGCACCGCGCGATCGAGTTCAAGAAGTTCTTGACCAAGTTGGACAACACCGTGCCCGCTGACCTGGACGTCCATCTGATCTGCGACAACTACTCGACGCACAAATCGCCGACAGTAACCAAATGGCGTGCCGCCCATCCCCGATTCCACATGCACTTCACCCCGACCTACTCGTCGTGGCTCAACCAGGTCGAGCGGTGGTTCGGGTTACTCACCGACCAGAAACTGCGCCGCGGCGTTCACCGCTCAATTCAGGCCCTCGAGAAGGACATTCGCGAGTGGATCGCAGACTGGAACGACAACCCCCGCCCGTTCAACTGGACCAAGACCGCCGACGAGATCTTCGAACGACTCGGTTCATATCTTCAACGAATTCCCGGCGCAGGACACTAG